TAACGAAGCCTTCGTAAATGAAAGCGCTACCTGGAACCATTCCAACTTTCTTCTCTTCCAGTAATCCTATAGCAAACTCCTGCGAGTCCTTGAATCTACCCCCAAGGTAAGGTCGAACATCTATAAAAACATAGAAGGCCCCGGAAGGGTTGTTAAAAACCATGTTCATGGCGTTCAGCCTAGAAACGACGAAATCCCTCCGTTCCTTGAAGGTCTTCACCATATCGGAAGTATCGACTTCGAAGGCCTTCAGTGCGGCGTACTGGGCCATCGTGTTCACGTTCGAGACCAGATGACTCTGTATCTTTCCAACAGCCTTCGCCAGTTTCAAAGAAGTGGCCGAATAACCGACCCTCCAGCCAGTCATCGCATAGGTCTTCGAGAAGGCGTTTATAACGGCCGTTCTCTCTTTCATTCCAGGCACAGAACCTATAGAAAAATGCGGAGCATCGAAAACAAGCTTTTCATACACCTCGTCGGATATGACTAGAAAATCCCGTTCAATGCTTAGCGCGGCCAGTTCCCTGAGGAAGCTTTCCGGATATATGGCGCCTGTCGGGTTGTTCGGCGAATTTATAATGATACCTTTGGTTTTTGAAGTGAGCACCTTCTCTATTTCGGCTATTTCCGGTACGAAGCCGTTCTCTATTCTCGACTCTACGATCACTGGCTTTCCACCACAGAGTCTTATCTGGGCTTCGTAGCTCACCCAGGCCGGCGAGATTATAACTATCTCGTCGTCGGGATTCATAATGGCCTTAAGAACGTTGTAAATAGCCTGCTTCCCGCCATTGGCGACTACGATCTCATCGGCCGAGTAGTCTAGTCCGTTGTCGATTTTAAGTTTCAAAGAGATCCTCTTTCTCAACTCATCAATACCCGTCGCGTTAGTGTACTTGGTTTTTCCTTCGTTCAAAGCGAGTATGGCGGCGTCGATTATCGGTCTGGGAGTCGGAAAATCAGGTTCACCGGCCGTGAATTTGACCACGTTCTCGCCCGCTTTTGCCAGTTCCAGTGCCTTTTTATTGAATTCCAGAGTAGCAGAAGGAGTAACCGAAGAAACTAAGCGTGATAACTCCATTGGAGCACCTCCATAATAAATACTTGTATATGGTTGAAAGATCAGATTTTATTTACGATTTCAAGTACAACCATTGCGAAATCGTTCAGGCTATCTTTTTTACAGAGCCTTGCACCGGCTTCTTTCTTTCTCTTGCCGTTCACCAGGGAAGAACCGACGGCCATGACGATTTCGTTCATGCCGTACATCAACTTCTCTATGAACTCCACCCTGAAGCCTGGTATTTCGTCCCTGATGGCAGTCACCGTCGCTTCAACCACGGCCATGTACTTTTCGTCATCACCTAAATCGACGACCGAGGTCCCCTGAAGCTCTTTTCCGTAGTGGTCCAGAGTGACCGTGATGTCCAGTTTTTTGTTGGTGGCCTTCGTTTCGAGACTTTGTAACTGGAAGGAGTATCCCTGCGAATCTTCTTTGGTGAAGCCGTCCGTTGCGGAAGTCTTTTTCTCTTCGGTATCCAGCGCTATCTGCGCTATGGATACTATTTTCCTGTCGATCTTAACTCCAGAGGCTGCAAAGATGGCAGTTTCAATGTCTCGCACCAGTTGCTTCGCCGGTTTGGAAATATCTGCGAGCACGTGGATTTCGACCATTTCGCCGTCTTCATCGTTGACGATGCGTGCGCCGTGCACACCCGGTAACTTTGAAACTATTTCATCAACCGCGAGCTTGGTTTCCATAAAATCAACCCCCTAGACCTAAAAAACTATCGCAAAGAGTAACGAAAGACCCAGAAAACTGCCGGCAACCAGGAGGGAAATCCAGCCTTTCTTGTCGTACGGCCTGTAATCCTGAGGCTTTACTTCACCCTTTGGTTTACGCACCTTCTTCGTGCCGATCTCGAAAAAAACAACCGACAGAAAAAAGGCACACATCGCAATTATGAAAAGAACGTTAGATATCTGATCCATGAACTACCCTCGCACGAATCCATTTTCCCGCCAGACGGGTAGCAAATCGTACATGTTGATTTTAGCACAAAATACCACATCTTCGAAATAACCGATGGAGAAGAGTTTTTTGGCGTGGTCGCAGTTATCGATAAGGAATTGATCGAGAGGAAGCTTTGCGCTCCTGAAAAGGAACACAGCCGCTCTGGAAGCGTCGTCCAAGAGACGATCCTCGAAAGCTGAAGCGGCGGCGCCGGCCAGGAGTACGTCCTCCATAGAGAAGGCCCCTCCAGACCCGGCACATTGAATCACTACCGACCCCGACTCCTTTTTGATCTCTTCGATTACCCTGGCGAGATTTAGGAAGGATGCGGCCACGATCTTTCTGGCTCCCTTCGAATGCAGGGCAGCCGAAGTACCGTTTGTCGTTTTCATGACTATCTCCCTGCCCCTCACCAATTTCTCCTTGAAATCCAGGGGCGAGTTTCCCAGATCGAATCCCGGTATCATGTGACCGCCGCTTTCGCCGGCCAAAAGAACCCAAGGTTCTCTCTGCTTCATCGCGAAGGCCTCTTCAACCGTCTCCACAGGCACTACCCGGCTCGCTCCAGCATGGAGGGCGGTGACGATGGTGCTCGTGGCCCTCAGAACATCCACAACGACAGCCAGATCAACCTCTCTTGAAAGTTCGGCGGGAAGGAAGTTAACCTTTATCTTCATTCAAATCACCGTGCTTGCGCAAGATGACGGTGGATGTTGAGTTCGAAGAGCCTCCAGCCCGTTCCGCTTTCACCGGTGCATATGGTCGATATCGAGCAGTTGTCCAGGTTGAAACTGTAGTTGTTCTGAAGCGGCATGCCCAAAACATAACAGAGGATGCTCTTTATGAAAAGGGCGTGCGAGACGACTATTATGGACTGGCCTTCTTTATGGAGCCCCTCAACGTATTTCAGAAAACCGACCGAACGTCTCTGCAGCTCTCCTAGAGATTCCGTCTCGGGCATATCTGCCCATGGATCGCTGCGCCATTTTTGAATAAGCTTGCCGTGAGTCTTGAAAGACTCTTCGATTTCGGCACCGCTCCAGAGACCGATGTGAGCCTCTCTCAGCAACGGTGTAACGATGGGTTCTTTGCCGAACTCACCGGCGATAAATTCCGAAGTCTCCAACGCCCTCGACAGATCGCTGGTGTAGATCGCCTCCGGAACTTCGAAGTGTTCGAGGAGATACCTGGCCGTGACCCTGGCCTGGGCACGACCTACATCTGAAAGCGGCACATCGGAACTTCCCTGCCATCTTCTTTCTTTGTTCCACAAGGTGGTGCCGTGTCTTACGAAAACGATCTGCATTCATTCCCTCCCAATTCACTTCAGAAGTATTTCGTCGGGTTCCAGCGCTTTGAGACGCGCCCTCTGGATAAGGCGAGTCTTTCCTTTCACCTTGATGGTCACGCTTTCCCTGGGCGACGCATCTTCTATGAAGTCTCTATCGACACTCCCGTACACGATCCTAGAGACTTCCCTGACACTTTCCTTCCACACCGAAGGTTTGCCGTCCTTGAAAACTACGTATCCCTGAATCGGGAGCGAATCGTTAACCTCTATGAATGTTCTCCCGTCTGTTATATAACTCTTACCCATGTAGTCTACCCTTCTGAAAGTCGCAAGCCCCGTTTGCAGTCTCGCCAGGGCTGCCGTTACGCTTGTATCGGCAATCTCATCTGAAATTTCAGGCCCTTCGATGAAGGTCAAGTTGAAACTCAATGCTTCCAGCTCCATCAGCGCTCTCTCTATATCGGTATCGTACTCCTTCTTCTCCTGAACTTCTTCTTTGAAGCCGAAGACCGATCTGATAGACTTCAACTCCGGGGCCATACCAGTCAGCGCGTTGTTGATCTGCCGGAGGAGCTCTTTGCGGTTTCCGTAAAGATCGAAATACCCGCTCTTTATAAGCCGCTCGAGATCCTTGGCATGTAGCTTTCTTCTGTATGTTCTGACGAAAGAGAAGAAGCTCTCCTCTTCGGGCCTCGCCGGCAATTCGCCGTATCCAAGCAAAGATGGAATTGAAAGGAATAACTCCCCGCCTTCTTGAGTGGTCTCTGCGTTTGTAGAGATCTCTACCCCGCTATCTCGCAACTCGGCCACGAGCCTGGAAAGGTTGTGTCCGGAGACCTCTTTGATGATCTCCCCGTAGAAACGGCTGGGCCGGTTGGCCTTGAAGTAGGCCAACCAGTAAGAGATCAGGGCGTAGCAGAGACTGTGCGATTTGTTGAAGGCGTAACCAGCGAAGTTCATCAGAAAGGAATAAACACTTCTCCGCTTCTCGTCAGGGAGGCTGTTAAAACCGGCAGCACGGTTCAATATCTGATCGACTTTTTCTGCGTCCTTTTTCGAGATAGCCCTTCTCAGAAGTTCGCCATCGTCAAGGCTCAGGGCAAGCTCTTTGCCCGCTATGCTCAGCAACTGTTCCTGATAGACCAGAAAGCCGTTCGTTTCCGAGAGTATCGAGTCTCTGTTCCTCACTCTCTCAAGCTCGCCGGGAACCCTGTTCAACTTGATGTATCTATCGGCAACCCCGGATTTTATCGGACCGGGGCGGTTGAGGGCTATAGCTATTGAAACGTCGTTTATTGACGAGAGGTCTATGGATTTGACTATCTTGGTGGCGAAGGGGCTTTCCAGTTGAAAAATGCCCGTTGTGTAGCCTTTCTTCAACACCTCGTATGTCTTTCTGTTCGATGTGCCAAAATCCCAGGGTTCCTTGCCCAGCGTGAGTCTCTTCAGGAGCGTCAAGTTACGCAGCCCCAGTATATCGATCTTCTGCAATCCCATCGCCTGAAGCGATTCCATATCCCAGAGCGAAACCTGGAACTCCCCCTCCCTCTCCAGGGGGACCATCGTATTCAATGGAACATCGCTCAGGAGCACACCGGCGGCATGGATCGAAAAACCTGAATAAAAGCCCACCAACTCGCACGACAAATCGAAGAGTTTCCTCATCTCCTCGTCTCTCTCGAAAGAGCGGGGAAACCTCTTTCCGTCGTTGCTCCAGTCTATGAGGTGCGAGATCCTGGCTTCATCTATTCCCAACCGTCTCCCGATTTCTCGGGCCGCCCCTTTGAAGCCGAAAGTCGAGGCGGTCCTTATCAAACAAAAGCGATCGTCGCCGAAGAAGTCCCTCAGTTTCCGAAGAAGCTCCTGTCTCATGCGGTCTTCGACGTCTATGTCTATGTCGGGAGGATCGTCTCTTTTTACGCTTAAAAACCTTTCGAAATAGAGTCCTTCCTTCACGGGATCAACTCTAGTTATACCCAAAAGATAACTCACCAGGGAACCAGCCGCCGAGCCTCTCCCAGGGCCTATCCAGCAACCAATCTCCCGTGCCAGCGATACTATTCTTGACACTGTCATGAAGTAATCCTGGATGCTCTTTAGACAAATGACCGATACTTCTCTATCAAGTCGAGATAGATACTTCTCCTCGGCGGTTCTGTCGGAAAGCCTTCCCGAGAGAAGCGCTCTGAAGTTCTCCGGAGAAATCTTCTCGGGGAAAGTCTGCGTGTAGGGCTTGAGCGAAAAGCTTTCGGGAAGGTTCGACTCTCTTTCGATTCCGTTCCGGAGGGTCTCATATCTCTCTTTGTCCGGCAGCGAGTAGTCTCCGTCAAGATCGATTCCCCTAAGAGACGAGTAGATCTCGAACTTCTTTCTGTCCCGGCTCAGATAGCGCGTCTCCCAGATCGGATTGGGCGAGGCGGGATCGAGATTTTTCGGCCGCCCTTCGAACCTTATAATGTTGGGGGATTCGCTTTTAGAGGCGGCGATAAGTTCGCGAAAGCCTTCCATATTTCTGGCAATCCTGTAAGATTCGCCCTCTCTGATTCCCGGGAGTGTTGTTATCGAGTGTCGTGCCAGGACCTTCGACCACTTCACGAAAGAGGCCAATGTCCGGTCGATTATGACGCATCTTCTATAACCATGTCTCTCCAGCTCACGTGCCGTCTCCTCCGGGAGCAGTACGGACTGGTAGAGATCGTAAGAGGTAACTATGAAGGCCGTTTTCATCTCGTCATCCCAGACAGGTTCACCAGAACCTTTTTCATATCGTCGGGCAGCGGTGCTATGAAAGTCATCTTTTCCGAAGATCTGGGATGGAAGAGAGTCAACTTCGCGGCGTGAAGCATCTGACGTTCAACTCCGTATATCGTATCCTCCCTCGCCCTGCCGTACATGGCGTCACCCAAGAGAGGATGGCCTATCTCCTTCATATGCAGCCTTATCTGGTGGGTTCTGCCCGTTCTCGGGCTGGCCAAAATCAGTGAAGCCTCCCCGCCGAAGGTCGCCAGCGTTTTGTAGTAAGTCAGTGATTCCTTCCCGTCCTCGCTCACCCTCATTTTCAACCTGTTGACGGGGTGGCGTGAAATGGAAAAAGCAACCTTACCCGTCGGCGGAGTTTTTCCTTTCACAATCGCGAGATAGTCCTTCGATGTTTCTCGGTTCTTGAACTGCGCCGAGAGAGCGATATGAGAAAGATCGTTCTTGGCGACGACTATCACACCGCTGGTATCCTTGTCGAGCCTGTGGACTATCCCCGGCCTCATTACGCCTCCGATCCCCTGAAGATCCATACAGTGATTCAAAAGAGCGTTCACCAGCGTTCCAGATTGTCTGCTGGGGAGCGGGTGCACGATAACCCCGGGATCTTTGTTCACCACTACGATATCTCTATCTTCGTAGATTATTTTCAGCGACATCTCTTCCGGCTCTATCGACATCGCTTCGGGCCTGTCGGGAAGTTCGAAGGTTATCGATTCGCCGGATTTGACCCTGTAACCGGGTTTCTTCGAGATCTTATCGACAAAGACCTTGCAATCTCTTATTTGGCGCTGAATGGCCGTACGAGATATCCATGGAGGAGCTTTCTCAGAAACTAGTTTATCGAGGCGCCAACCGTTCTCCCGGTTAGTCACGAGTATTTCGTGAATCACGTCTTTCCCTTCGATACATTGATAAGATCAGAAGGATCGCTCCAAAGACTATACAACTATCGGCGGCATTGAAGATCGCCGGAAAGCCTCTGAATTCGAGAAAATCCACGACGTGTCCGAGTCTCAACCTGTCTATCAGGTTGTTGCCGACCGCCCCGCCAACGATCACGCCTATCAGAAAGGTCTCGAACCGGGATAGTTTCGAAGCGAAGACCATAGATAACACGACTATCGCCATGACCAGCGAGACCGCGACAGAAACTAGAACCAACGGCTCCTGGCTACTGAACAGACCGAAAGCGACTCCAGTGTTCTTGACATACCTGAGACCGAAAATATCACCGATCAGATCTATTCTCTGAAAATACGTCATATTCTTCTCTACTAAGTACTTTGTTACCTGATCGATTATCAGTGCCAGAGACATACCAAATATTGAAAGCAATAAAACCACTCCAGATAGTTCCGCCCTCACCCGGGGCCATCGATCTTAACCAATCTCTTCTGCCAGCGCTTCCATTTCCGATTCGTCTATATCGGAGTTGTCGTAGACTTCCTGAACGTCGTCGTTATCCTCGAGAATATCCAGAAGCTTCAAAAGCCGGCCGGCCTCCGAGCCCGATACTTTGAGACTGTTGCTGGGTATATAGCTCAGCTCGTAAGAGAGAGTGTAGCCGTTCTCTTCGAGGGCGGTCTTGACGTCCGACGCGGTATCCGGAGAGGTGACGATCTCTATGGGGTCGATATCGTCTTTTATATCCTCGGCGCCGGCCTCTATTGCGAGAAGCTGGAACTCTTCAAGATCCGAGATCTGTTCTTTGGAAACCGAGATGACGCCTTTTCTTTCGAACATCCAGGCAACCGCACCGCTCTCGGCCATTGTGCCGCCGTATTTGGATAGCGTGTGTCTTATCTCTTGGGCCGTCCTGTTCTTGTTGTCAGTCAGACACCTTATCAAAAGAGCCACTCCGCCGGGAGCGTAACCTTCGTATAATGCTTCCGAGAAAGACTGCCCCTCCATTTCTCCGGCGCCCTTCTTGATGGCTTTTTCCATCGTGTCTTTAGGCATATTGGCCGCTCTGGCCTTTTCAATGGCCGTTCTGAGTGACGTGTTAGTATTGGGGTCCGAGCCTCCTTCTCTGGCAGAAACCATCAATTCTCTGATTATCTTGGTGAAAATCTTGGATCTTTTGGCGTCC
This portion of the Mesotoga infera genome encodes:
- the aspC gene encoding aspartate aminotransferase; its protein translation is MELSRLVSSVTPSATLEFNKKALELAKAGENVVKFTAGEPDFPTPRPIIDAAILALNEGKTKYTNATGIDELRKRISLKLKIDNGLDYSADEIVVANGGKQAIYNVLKAIMNPDDEIVIISPAWVSYEAQIRLCGGKPVIVESRIENGFVPEIAEIEKVLTSKTKGIIINSPNNPTGAIYPESFLRELAALSIERDFLVISDEVYEKLVFDAPHFSIGSVPGMKERTAVINAFSKTYAMTGWRVGYSATSLKLAKAVGKIQSHLVSNVNTMAQYAALKAFEVDTSDMVKTFKERRDFVVSRLNAMNMVFNNPSGAFYVFIDVRPYLGGRFKDSQEFAIGLLEEKKVGMVPGSAFIYEGFVRMSYSSSMEDLKEGLDRFEAFLREGKR
- a CDS encoding 2-phosphosulfolactate phosphatase, whose translation is MKIKVNFLPAELSREVDLAVVVDVLRATSTIVTALHAGASRVVPVETVEEAFAMKQREPWVLLAGESGGHMIPGFDLGNSPLDFKEKLVRGREIVMKTTNGTSAALHSKGARKIVAASFLNLARVIEEIKKESGSVVIQCAGSGGAFSMEDVLLAGAAASAFEDRLLDDASRAAVFLFRSAKLPLDQFLIDNCDHAKKLFSIGYFEDVVFCAKINMYDLLPVWRENGFVRG
- a CDS encoding histidine phosphatase family protein, producing the protein MQIVFVRHGTTLWNKERRWQGSSDVPLSDVGRAQARVTARYLLEHFEVPEAIYTSDLSRALETSEFIAGEFGKEPIVTPLLREAHIGLWSGAEIEESFKTHGKLIQKWRSDPWADMPETESLGELQRRSVGFLKYVEGLHKEGQSIIVVSHALFIKSILCYVLGMPLQNNYSFNLDNCSISTICTGESGTGWRLFELNIHRHLAQAR
- a CDS encoding DNA polymerase III subunit alpha: MKTAFIVTSYDLYQSVLLPEETARELERHGYRRCVIIDRTLASFVKWSKVLARHSITTLPGIREGESYRIARNMEGFRELIAASKSESPNIIRFEGRPKNLDPASPNPIWETRYLSRDRKKFEIYSSLRGIDLDGDYSLPDKERYETLRNGIERESNLPESFSLKPYTQTFPEKISPENFRALLSGRLSDRTAEEKYLSRLDREVSVICLKSIQDYFMTVSRIVSLAREIGCWIGPGRGSAAGSLVSYLLGITRVDPVKEGLYFERFLSVKRDDPPDIDIDVEDRMRQELLRKLRDFFGDDRFCLIRTASTFGFKGAAREIGRRLGIDEARISHLIDWSNDGKRFPRSFERDEEMRKLFDLSCELVGFYSGFSIHAAGVLLSDVPLNTMVPLEREGEFQVSLWDMESLQAMGLQKIDILGLRNLTLLKRLTLGKEPWDFGTSNRKTYEVLKKGYTTGIFQLESPFATKIVKSIDLSSINDVSIAIALNRPGPIKSGVADRYIKLNRVPGELERVRNRDSILSETNGFLVYQEQLLSIAGKELALSLDDGELLRRAISKKDAEKVDQILNRAAGFNSLPDEKRRSVYSFLMNFAGYAFNKSHSLCYALISYWLAYFKANRPSRFYGEIIKEVSGHNLSRLVAELRDSGVEISTNAETTQEGGELFLSIPSLLGYGELPARPEEESFFSFVRTYRRKLHAKDLERLIKSGYFDLYGNRKELLRQINNALTGMAPELKSIRSVFGFKEEVQEKKEYDTDIERALMELEALSFNLTFIEGPEISDEIADTSVTAALARLQTGLATFRRVDYMGKSYITDGRTFIEVNDSLPIQGYVVFKDGKPSVWKESVREVSRIVYGSVDRDFIEDASPRESVTIKVKGKTRLIQRARLKALEPDEILLK
- a CDS encoding RluA family pseudouridine synthase encodes the protein MIHEILVTNRENGWRLDKLVSEKAPPWISRTAIQRQIRDCKVFVDKISKKPGYRVKSGESITFELPDRPEAMSIEPEEMSLKIIYEDRDIVVVNKDPGVIVHPLPSRQSGTLVNALLNHCMDLQGIGGVMRPGIVHRLDKDTSGVIVVAKNDLSHIALSAQFKNRETSKDYLAIVKGKTPPTGKVAFSISRHPVNRLKMRVSEDGKESLTYYKTLATFGGEASLILASPRTGRTHQIRLHMKEIGHPLLGDAMYGRAREDTIYGVERQMLHAAKLTLFHPRSSEKMTFIAPLPDDMKKVLVNLSGMTR
- the lspA gene encoding signal peptidase II, with amino-acid sequence MLSIFGMSLALIIDQVTKYLVEKNMTYFQRIDLIGDIFGLRYVKNTGVAFGLFSSQEPLVLVSVAVSLVMAIVVLSMVFASKLSRFETFLIGVIVGGAVGNNLIDRLRLGHVVDFLEFRGFPAIFNAADSCIVFGAILLILSMYRRERRDSRNTRD
- a CDS encoding YebC/PmpR family DNA-binding transcriptional regulator; this encodes MSGHNKWANIKHRKGAQDAKRSKIFTKIIRELMVSAREGGSDPNTNTSLRTAIEKARAANMPKDTMEKAIKKGAGEMEGQSFSEALYEGYAPGGVALLIRCLTDNKNRTAQEIRHTLSKYGGTMAESGAVAWMFERKGVISVSKEQISDLEEFQLLAIEAGAEDIKDDIDPIEIVTSPDTASDVKTALEENGYTLSYELSYIPSNSLKVSGSEAGRLLKLLDILEDNDDVQEVYDNSDIDESEMEALAEEIG